Genomic window (Ostrinia nubilalis chromosome 20, ilOstNubi1.1, whole genome shotgun sequence):
TTACGGTTGACGTCACCCTGGGAATTTCCTATTGAAGCCTCCGTccgttttcataaaaataacttgTTTTTCTGCTAACTCTATTTACTCTTGAGTTTTCTCTTTGCTTTGCATCAAATCAACACTGCAATGGGGATAATGATGCATTTTGACGTCATAAAAAGTTATATAATATCTATTCACTTGCTTGGATAGTATTCATGCTCATTTTATTCTATGACTTCTCACTTGTTGTACTGGTGTAAATAACTTGTTGATGAAGCTCTATGATTCGGAAATCCATTGACTCcgaataattaaaacttttatgagTTTTACTCAAGCGTTTACTATTGTTGGCTTGAAGTCTTTTTGGTGCAAATTATCACAATTCACTTCTGAAACACAATGCGAAGTTTGATACTTCCTTACTAACTAAAAGGTCGAGTTTTTCTATAATTATGAGcaaaattgtgttctacagatTTAAGGTAACAAATGCTATATTGTTTCGCTGTTTGTTTCAGGTGGTGGACATCATGAAAACGAACGTAGAAAAAGTGCTTGAGCGAGATCAAAAGCTCTCGGAACTTGATGATAGAGCAggtaaaaacatttaattttataacgtTTATTCCTCTGTATTGCCTTGAAAAAACTACTGTTGTGTTGGGTACTGTAAATCGTAAGTAAAACCATTGGTGATATCTTTTCAGACGCTCTGCAGCAGGGTGCCTCGCAATTTGAACAGCAGGCTGGAAAACTGAAGAGCAAATTTTGGTTGCAGAATTTAAaggtatttattaatttattttatactataatGCCAAATAAATTGGAACATAAGAAattaaagaacatttatttatctttacatCATTTTAGAAGTTTTATGAATAACAAACTTCCTCTAActctacatacctacctacaatttaaaaattcacATGTAAAGATCTAAATTGTGTCAAGAAACAAATCTtacatacaaattaaattatcataTTAATAACAAACGTATTCTAAACTGTCAATCCGCTTCCTTCCAGATGATGATAATCGCTGCCGTCATTggtatcatcattttagcccTCATCATCGGTAAGTTTGACATTTGACAGTCATCGTTTCCGTGTATTAGATGCTCCGGTCAACTAACAAACAAGATTTTGGGTTATTACTtgcacctacctacctacataaaatatctaaTGTTAAATCTCTTGGATGATCGCATCATATATTCAAACTCTAGAAGGACCAAAAGacgttaaaaatataaatattctaCTATTAGGAGAGGTAGGCAGATACTTTAAGATTCTTCTAAACTGCAATTCCCTTCAATTTAATTAACGTCTACATAGGTACCACCAAACAGACAAAcccaatttatttatagtaggtATCACCTATACTATGTCAAATACCCACttctttttttatgttaccCAAAATGTTGTTTGTGTTGGTCGGAAATTAGATTGCATTTcagtttttaatttctttacgtTTAGACTAACACACCattattttttccacattttcagCCAACTTTGTGTGAACTTTCGGTAACCGCAGTTTAATTTAGAACTTGTTATAATGTTAACGAATAGAATAACgcatattgttattttttatttcgttgGTTCTAAGCCTATTTTGGTAAGTGGGCAATGGTTTTTGTGGttgttaataataaatgttgGCTTTCTCTGTCTATTGTCACTATATCTGTCACTATCGAATAATGTTTCATGCAGTTATTCAAGTCTTCTGTACAATCTACCATAAGTTGCCAATCATatttagtgactttttacattGTAACACCATTAAAATTTAGTGGTTACAGTCCTTCTTTGACATTTCTTTTGATTTAAAACTACTATGCTGAAATATAATCCGTATGTAGGTACAATGATTAACTAGGAAGGCTGctaaattcaaaattacaatgCCAGAATGAAAAGTCAAAGATCAAATTGTCGACAGAAAACCCAAGTCACTAATATGAAATTTGCACTTATGGAAGAAGTTAGCTTTTATAAATGTGTCATATATTGTCTGGGATGctctaaaatctgttaaaaaacaACGAGACAACTCTAGTTCTATATCTAACTAGATTAAcgctttatattgttttaattaatttaatgttttacTTTATCCAAGAATGCGTTGCTTGTCTCAAGTTTAACCCCGAATTTGGTTGCTTTAAattaagtttcaattaaataaaaaaacaatataaacaaaattaaaataaatgtttaactgTACCGCATAAATGACTgctttactataaaatataacaGCTTTTGACAATAATAATCTAGCTAATAAAATGCTTTAATGCTTTCGAAGTACGTAACTGAACTACTTAATacaaataaactatttatttaataattattatttattatattatgacTGTCATAGAACCAACTTGTCTTAAAAATCTATTATTaaagatataaaaatattgaaataatttacgtacttacctacataatattatattttaatatacttaACTATTAAAGCAGCCCCAAATATTTCAATAACTGCACAAAGTCTACTGATTCATGAATCGGATCTAATTTGCGTTCAAAAAActattaaactaaaattaaaaaccaaaacaTAATATACTTATCCAATCTCACACTTAACATggtcttttaaattaattcttaaattgtgtttaagtattatttgcATGTATAAATTATGaacctaatattattattttaaaaatattaaacatagcgaatatttgttgaatattattatatttttcatatatCAATATTGTGTTGTCCAGTGAAACTGCAAAGCACATTTCTTTGTTATTAATTTCTGCAAATGATTCTGAAGCacgttataatatttttttgtattttctagGTCTGTAAACACCCACATCAAAGGATTCCAGGAGAGGTATGTAAAATATTTGGCTACTagaaaatacatacaaattacctctaattattttttagctTGATCCAAAGGGGTTACTTTGATTATATTTGAGTTAAGATGTTTTTTTGCGACTGTGTAATAAGTATGAtgtgtaattttaatattaattctaATTTCAGGTTCCTTTCTTGAACAGGACACCAGCCTAAGTACCACAGAATATTCACCGTACAGAACATTGAAGTTAGTAGATTTTAGTGTTgttaaaaatatacctacgaCTATGTAACACTTACGCCTCCAGACTATCTCACATAATCTGAATCCTaaagtaatgtaattttaaatcacGCCGTTCTTTTAtaacacttacaaaatatacTCCTCGGAAAAGATGAAATAGAATATTTTTAGATAATCTTTCTTCAAATTAATACGATAAAGCAAAACTGCTACCAAAAGGCTTATTCAAAACCATATCTAACTTCGAAGTTGAATTTCCGATTTTAATATCGTTGTAATAACAAACAAAGTTAAGTTCAATTTGGACCAAGTTTCTGAAACAACTTGTATTTTACTttcttaaatatattttatgccTAACTTCCTTTCTGGTCGTTGATCTTTGATGTACCTATCTACTCGCTATACTTAAGTATGTTTGTCTATGCTTAACATTTGTGAATCAAGTTTATTAGGTGTTGAATATGTTGATACGGAATAGATATAAATAGGTTTAGAGCCAATCGATTCATTTGGTCCATTACattgaaagtaaataaagtgtATGTTTCCATACTTATTAAAGCCAAAATACATACTCTCACTACACTAGAGcgaaatagtatttaaatagGTTATATTACTTCATCGATTTCAACAATGGCAAATAttactacaaaaatattttatcacatAGTCAGTCTTCCGAGATTTATAACAAAACATTCAATTCGCTTTGTAATTCAACTGAATTGATGTAACTTAAACTTATCACcgatgtaaaatatcataaaattacATTGATAGGCGTATTTCATTTTAACTTATAATCACTTAGCTGTTTATTATAACCGTGATTTCTATTTGAAACGAAATTTGTACTTAATCGAGTtgttgtttgtaatgaataaaaaattaaataataataataaaataaataaaaaattattattaataattagaaaaaaatattatatagaATTTTACGCTGTCTTAAGATTTAATTTAACTGGCTGACTGTTTTATGTATTACTAGTGTGACTATAATACATTAAAACCGTTTTATGTGTTATTATATGTAAAAACTGCTTTGTAGTtagaaattgtaaaataattagcgATTAGGTGTTCTCATTAATTGTATTACTTAGGTGTTACAAagtcataaataaattacacattCAGGATTATTGGCAAATactgcatttaaaatattatattatttgttcATAAACGTAATCTTTTCATTGTATTTGTCTCTTTCTCgcagatataaataaataaacaaacgtaAAATGTTGAATTGGTAATATTACTATGATAAAGAGGTTTATAAACATTCCCTGATACATCCTATCTAAATAGGCATAGGTACTAcagaaaatacttaaaaataacaagATCATAAATTTTACCTACATCTTAATGAAAACCAATTCAAAACAATTATGTAGAGAAACCTACATAGCCACATTACGACATGTTTATTAATATATGCGAgttagtatgattataataagATAAGTAAATTAGCCCCATTTTCTGAAAGGCAAAATTTAAGTAAGTTTAACGAAAATCCACTTACGATAATCATCTTGTGTCAGAGTTACCTACGTAATTAACACATACCAAATATTTTATGCTGCTATTACAGCAGCTTTATTTCGAAACAACTTATAAATTACACCGATAAAAAAATCCTACATCCATACACGCAGAAAGTTTTTTATGATTCCCGCCTAATAAAGTTAGTGCTGTACTGTGTCATACTATAAAGTGACTTTGTCACTAGACTTAAAATCACTGATAAtaggatttatttttaaaattttcatattttgtctTTCATAAAATGGGGACTAAACAACATTCACTGTAAGGTAAAATGAAAACACACCACAATCTTAAAATAACAGTACTTTTAAGAAAACTGTTGTAAAGATAAATAAGTTGCAGATATACAACTATTGCCATTGgtaataaaaacattgtttatctTTACAACAGATGTAGTGATAAGTCAGGTAGTTATTACGATGCTATTACATCAGTGGTACCCATTGGCgccaaaaatattacaaattaaaatacaaacatGTTTTGGTAATCGTAGTAAATAACCGAACAAAATtatgtaatcataaattcattcaatttaaagtctaaaaattagttaaaattaGAAGAGAAAACACTATAGGACAGTTTAGGATACTTACATATTCAagagaatttaataaaatacaacGTCTAAAATGCTGAATGAATATATGATTAGAAATTAGTCACCTAAAATAGAATAGCACTATATTTTAGTTCAAGTCAAATTAATTGTTGATTACAATACATAAATTGATTTAAGTGCTTATACAAAtcgaaattgaatttatttaataggtattgtAATGATTACATACGTACGTGTCGTAATGAAGTAATATTTCATCTCAACAGAAAAAATCAAAGTCGACctagatattatttttaacattatattGAGCtcatagtgttaaaaatcttaTCTACCGATGTCATGATACTCTCGTGGTGGAATATTCACAATCGGCATAAAATGCGATTCAACTTCTCTAAAACACCGTAACAAAAAGATACTTATAATGTCGTATGTGCACGAATGTgaatatacaatacaaatgacGTCGGACATCCTATGATAAGACTTTGTTTAGAAACATCTAACGAGCATGATCGTACTTTGATATTATAATATTCTAATCATCTAGTTTAATGCTATTGTTCGATTAATGTGTGCAAAAGTTAGTAAAAAATTGTCTATAAATGttaaacaataaattttatcgttACCGTTACGAATAGGTGATgtttgattttgtaaaattcataTCCAAATGTATATCTTACGAGTAAAAGTGTAATCTATTTCAAATGGTTATTGTGGTATATAACTATGGTTGATAGATTTGAATCAGTAACAATATAATCGCGTGAATTAATGTGGTAGGTTTCACCTGCCTGTAGGCATATAACAGCATAATTATATGTACCAAAATGTAATTATTGCTTCACTAACAATAAAGCAACTTTAATAAATAGccgtttgttttattttcattaccAGAATAAGACTTTGAACTAAAATTCTTAAATTGGTATCCCAATGAATTATTAGTATGAGATTTATGtgtagtgtgtgttaccagtgatgacataCAGCTctgaaacgtggcctctcactacaGGCCTCacaaagaagctcaaagttgcacagcgttcTATACATAGAAAGGGCTAtgctaaagtcactgacatagcccgacggattagcagcAGAAGATGAAGCAGGCATAGAACGGAAACtgaagtggacgtcctgtggctgaaatgattatgatgaaaaattatgatgatgatgagatttattacaatataaataatggactgcataaaaaattaattataattcacACTGATAAGAATACAGTAACAACGGTAGAAGAAGGGAGTAAATACATAGAGCTCTACCCATTATTATGTACCACCTGAATTCTACATTTACctatgttttacaaataaatgatttgatttgatttgatttgatttaaaagtaggtattgaTAAGTGGTAACGTTTCGTCGTCTCACTTAACTTAAACCCTTCCATCATCTGCATGTGGTTCGATGTCCACGCGTAGACCGATACttcatttattaataaagttttatagaAGTAGTAAACTAAgaactaatttttaagtaattttaacgtTTCTACAAAAAATCATAATACTGTGGTACATTTTCATAggtaatttcatttcatttca
Coding sequences:
- the LOC135081492 gene encoding neuronal synaptobrevin-like, whose amino-acid sequence is MATEGGLAPGGDGDMPVGGPKTPQQIAAQRRLQQTQAQVDEVVDIMKTNVEKVLERDQKLSELDDRADALQQGASQFEQQAGKLKSKFWLQNLKMMIIAAVIGIIILALIIGL